DNA from Acidobacteriota bacterium:
TGGAGAAGCGCTTCGAACCTGCCTCCTACGAAGGCAAATGGCAGGCGTGGTGGGACGAACAGGACCTGTACCGCTGTCCTGCCGACCCGGAAGGCGAGGGGCCGAAGCCCTACTGCATCCTGATACCGCCGCCGAACGTCACCGGCAAGCTGCACATGGGGCATGCCCTGCAGAGCACCCTGCAGGATCTGGTCACGCGCTGGCGGCGGATGCGAGGCGACAACGCGCTGTGGCTGCCCGGAACGGATCACGCCGGCATCGCCACCCAGCTCATGGTCGAGCGGCACCTGGAAGAGCGGGGCTCCGGCCGGACCGAACTCGGAAGGGAGAAGTTCGTCGAGCGGGTCTGGCAGTGGAAGCACGAGTACCACGCGAACATCCGCGGCCAGTTGCAGCGTCTGGGTGCTTCCTGCGACTGGTCCCGTGAGCGGTTTACGCTTGACGACGGCCTGGCGCGCGCGGTGCGCACAGCCTTCGTGCGCCTCCACGAAGAGGGCCTGATCTACCGCGGCGAGCACATGGTCAACTGGTCGCCGGTGCTGAGGACGGCGGTTTCCGACCTCGAGGTGGAGAACCGCGAGGTTGAGGGTCGCCTCTACCACCTCGCCTACCCCCTGGAGCCGCTCGCGGAAAGCTCCGCGGCCGAGGAGGCGCTGGTCGTGGCCACCACGCGGCCCGAGACGATGCTCGGGGATACCGCCGTCGCCTTTCACCCGGACGACGAGCGCTACCGCCACCTCACCGGTCGCACGGCCAGGCTGCCCCTTCTCGGCCGCCGCCTCCGGTTGGTCGCCGACGAGCACGTCGATCCCGAGTTCGGCACGGGACTGGTCAAGGTGACGCCGTTCCACGATCCGAACGACTACGAGATCGGCCGCCGCCACGAGCTGCCCGGCGTGCGCGTGATCGACTTCGACGGTCGGATGACCGCGGAGGCGGGATCCGATTTCGAAGGCCTGGATCGCTTCGAGGCGCGGCGCCGCGTCGTCGAACGGCTGGAGGCGGAAGGGCGGCTGGTCAAGGTCGAGCCCCACGTCCACAGCGTCGGCCATTCCCAACGGAGCGGCGAGCCGGTCGAGCCGATGCTGTCGCCGCAGTGGTTCGCGGACGTCTCCGGCATGGCGAAGGAGGCCCTGGCGGCGGTCGAGAGCGGCGACATCCGTCTGGTTCCCTCCTCGTGGGACCGGACCTGGGAGCACTGGCTCAGGAACATCCGACCGTGGGTTATCTCGCGCCAGCTCTGGTGGGGACACCGCATTCCGGCCTGGTACGACGCGGATGGCGCCTGCTACGTGGCGATGGACAGAGCCGCCGCCGAGGAACAGGCGGGCACCGCCGAGCTGACCCGGGACCCGGACGTGCTGGACACCTGGTTCTCGTCCGGCCTGTGGCCAATCTCCACGCTGGGCTGGCCGGACGAGGAGGCTCCCGACCTCCGCACCTGGTACCCGACCGAGGTCCTGATCACGGGCTTCGACATCCTGTTCTTCTGGGTGGCGCGCATGGTCATGCTGTCGCAGCACCTCTACGGCGACGTGCCCTTCCGGGCGGTTCACCTGACCGGGCTGGTTCGGGACGCCGACGGCGAGAAGATGTCGAAGACCAAGGGCAACACGGTCGACCCGATGGACCTGATCGAGGAGTACGGGGCCGACGCGATGCGCTTCACCCTGGCGGTTCTCGACGTGCCTGGGCGCGACATTCCGCTCGACCTCGAGCGCATGGCCGGCTATCGCGCCTTCGGCAACAAGATCTGGAACGCAGTCCGGTTCGCGCTGGCGCGCACCGAAGGAGCGACCACGCCGGAGTCGGCCGCCGAACTGCGCGGCGACGAGCTGGCGGCCGCCGAACAGTGGATCCTCTCCCGTCTGTCGGCCACGGCGGCCGCGGTCAACGGGGCCCTGGAGGAGTTTCGCTTCGACCGTGCCTGCAACGCGCTCTACCACTTCTTCTGGCATGAGCTCTGCGACTGGTACATCGAGTTTGCGAAGCCGGCCCTGTCGGGAAGGTCGCCGCGGCCGCGGGCCGCCGAGACCGTTCTGTTCACGCTCGAAGCGAGCCTGCGGCTGCTGCATCCGGTGATGCCGCACCTGACCGAGGAGCTCTGGCAGCGCCTGCCGCGCGCCTCGGCTGCCGGCTCCGGGGCACCGGAGAGCATCGCGCTTCAGGCCTACCCGCTGAGCGACGACGAGTTGGTCTCGGACGAGGTCGAGCGGGGCATGGACGCCGTGATCGCCGTGGTCCAGGCGGCCCGGAGTCTGCGGCGCGAGCGGAACCTCGCCGGGGCCGCGAAGATGACGGTCTTCGTGGAGGACGGCGACCGGGAGCTGATCGCCTTCGTCGTGGAGCAGGCGTCCCTGCTGGGCGCCGTGGCCGGTGTCGCCCAGGTGACCGCGGGCCGGGGGCCGGCCGGGTCGGTCCGGGACCGCGTCGGAGGCGTGAACCTCGCGTTCGAGGTCGAGGCGCCCGAGAT
Protein-coding regions in this window:
- a CDS encoding valine--tRNA ligase, with amino-acid sequence MEKRFEPASYEGKWQAWWDEQDLYRCPADPEGEGPKPYCILIPPPNVTGKLHMGHALQSTLQDLVTRWRRMRGDNALWLPGTDHAGIATQLMVERHLEERGSGRTELGREKFVERVWQWKHEYHANIRGQLQRLGASCDWSRERFTLDDGLARAVRTAFVRLHEEGLIYRGEHMVNWSPVLRTAVSDLEVENREVEGRLYHLAYPLEPLAESSAAEEALVVATTRPETMLGDTAVAFHPDDERYRHLTGRTARLPLLGRRLRLVADEHVDPEFGTGLVKVTPFHDPNDYEIGRRHELPGVRVIDFDGRMTAEAGSDFEGLDRFEARRRVVERLEAEGRLVKVEPHVHSVGHSQRSGEPVEPMLSPQWFADVSGMAKEALAAVESGDIRLVPSSWDRTWEHWLRNIRPWVISRQLWWGHRIPAWYDADGACYVAMDRAAAEEQAGTAELTRDPDVLDTWFSSGLWPISTLGWPDEEAPDLRTWYPTEVLITGFDILFFWVARMVMLSQHLYGDVPFRAVHLTGLVRDADGEKMSKTKGNTVDPMDLIEEYGADAMRFTLAVLDVPGRDIPLDLERMAGYRAFGNKIWNAVRFALARTEGATTPESAAELRGDELAAAEQWILSRLSATAAAVNGALEEFRFDRACNALYHFFWHELCDWYIEFAKPALSGRSPRPRAAETVLFTLEASLRLLHPVMPHLTEELWQRLPRASAAGSGAPESIALQAYPLSDDELVSDEVERGMDAVIAVVQAARSLRRERNLAGAAKMTVFVEDGDRELIAFVVEQASLLGAVAGVAQVTAGRGPAGSVRDRVGGVNLAFEVEAPEMSESERAKLARDLQKIDAEIAGARGRLSNAGFLEKAPAHVVEGNRARLAELEERRQRMAEALGG